The genomic stretch GAATGTATTGCTCGCAAATGCTTACGACGAACTACCAACCGCAGAGGTTCACCGGGTCAATGTTGCTGAGTTGGCAAAGAAACTCGGATTCACCTCTAAGAAACTTGAGTATCTCAAGGAGACATTGGAAGCACTCGTTGATTGTAAAGTCAAGTGGAACCTTCTCAACAAAGACAACCAGGAGAAATGGGGAGTCGCCAGCCTCTTGTCAGAGGTGGAAATAGAAAATGGCATCTGCACGTATGCCTTCACACCCTATCTACGCTATAAACTCTATAATCCTCGCATTTACGCCAGGCTCAATTTGCAAATGCAAGACCGGTTCACCAGCCGATACGCTCTCATCCTCTGGGAGGTGTGTTTCGACTATTTCGACATTGTCCGCAAGGAAGGCGAAACACCCTTTATTCCACTCAAGACATTCAGAGAACTCGTAGGACTCGAGAACGAAAAATATCAAACATTTAAGGAACTTAATCGAAATGTTATCAAACCTGCCATCCAGGAAATCAACGAACTGACCGGTTACTTCGTGGAAGTCGAACACAAGCGACTCGGTCGGAAGATCGGCGAATTGAAGTTTAGAATCACCAAACCTAAACAACTTTCCATCGATGCGCCTGCGCCAGAGACGGTCTTCGCCGATACCTACGACCTGCCCGAAATCGCTCGGGAGTTAGTCGAAGCCGGTGTTTCCCGGAGAGAGGCACTCCGGATCGCAGTGGAAGAATGGGACGTAGTGGATGCCGACGCACTTCCGGACGCCGAGAAACTTGATTTTGCCGTGTATGTTGCCGAGAAAATCCAGCTTGCAGTGTATGCCAGAAACGTTTCAAACCCCGGTGGATTCATCATACAAGCCATCCGCGAGAACTATCGCGACCCGTTGTTAGCAGAGGAACTTCATCAAAAGCAGCGAGAAGAACACAAAGCCATGCTTGAAGTGCTAAAAGCCGATTTCATCGAGAAAAGGAGCGCCCTCCTCCAGCAAGCCGTGCGTGAGAATCCTGTCCTCCTTGAGCAAGCCGCTGCGAAAATCACCTCACGCTTCGCACGCGCACGCTTGGAGACATACACTTCGGTTGCCGATGCTTACAAAGTCGGTGGTATGGTGACCAGCGAGATTAACTACATCCTCGCCGAAGAGTTCTGTCAGGACCGCCTCGCCCCTGTCCTTCAGCAGTATGAAGACGAAAAAGCACGCATCCAACAGAAATACCCTACACTGAAAACACCCCAAAACTGAGACACCTATTTATTTTCTCTGTTCGGTACTCGCATACCCCGCGTTTGCGGCGTTGACGGATGCCGACCTCGATAAGATCCGCTTGATTGTCAATGAGTCCTAACTGTTTTTTGTACCGCCACGGTGCTTTTTGCGTTAATTCCAGTGGCTTCCAATTGGAATGGAAGCATTT from Candidatus Poribacteria bacterium encodes the following:
- a CDS encoding replication initiation protein yields the protein MFLAEIKEVIKASPAIQIESKITHLQRRAWNVLLANAYDELPTAEVHRVNVAELAKKLGFTSKKLEYLKETLEALVDCKVKWNLLNKDNQEKWGVASLLSEVEIENGICTYAFTPYLRYKLYNPRIYARLNLQMQDRFTSRYALILWEVCFDYFDIVRKEGETPFIPLKTFRELVGLENEKYQTFKELNRNVIKPAIQEINELTGYFVEVEHKRLGRKIGELKFRITKPKQLSIDAPAPETVFADTYDLPEIARELVEAGVSRREALRIAVEEWDVVDADALPDAEKLDFAVYVAEKIQLAVYARNVSNPGGFIIQAIRENYRDPLLAEELHQKQREEHKAMLEVLKADFIEKRSALLQQAVRENPVLLEQAAAKITSRFARARLETYTSVADAYKVGGMVTSEINYILAEEFCQDRLAPVLQQYEDEKARIQQKYPTLKTPQN